From the genome of Sulfurovum sp. NBC37-1, one region includes:
- the proB gene encoding glutamate 5-kinase, with translation MKRIVIKVGSHVLTEDGSIARERMMALVELIADLKKHSYEVALVSSGAVAAGYTQLPLDRDDIANRQALAAIGQPLLLKMYQEKFARFDLLCSQVLFSADVFESDKHVSHAKVAIDTLLANNVVPIINENDTVSIEELVFGDNDRLSAHVAHYFDADLLVILSDIDALYDKDPNCFQDARRRAVVNEIEEEELAAEHTPNNEFATGGIVTKLQAADFLMKHGREMFLASGFELSDVKSFLIEGEHKGGTLFTSTKRS, from the coding sequence ATGAAGCGGATCGTGATCAAGGTAGGTTCCCATGTCCTGACGGAAGACGGGAGTATCGCCAGAGAGAGAATGATGGCACTGGTTGAGCTTATCGCTGACCTGAAGAAACACAGCTATGAAGTGGCGCTGGTGAGTTCCGGTGCGGTAGCAGCAGGATATACGCAACTCCCACTTGACAGAGATGACATAGCCAACAGACAGGCACTGGCTGCCATAGGCCAGCCGCTACTGCTTAAAATGTATCAGGAAAAATTCGCGAGATTTGATCTGCTGTGCTCCCAGGTGCTTTTCAGTGCAGATGTGTTTGAATCTGATAAACATGTTTCCCATGCTAAAGTGGCTATCGATACACTATTGGCAAATAATGTAGTGCCTATTATCAATGAAAATGATACCGTGAGTATCGAAGAACTGGTATTTGGTGATAACGACAGGCTTTCCGCGCATGTTGCACACTATTTTGATGCAGATCTTCTGGTGATACTTTCCGATATCGATGCGCTGTATGACAAAGACCCTAACTGCTTTCAGGATGCCAGACGCCGAGCCGTAGTCAACGAGATAGAAGAAGAAGAACTCGCTGCAGAGCATACCCCGAACAATGAATTTGCTACGGGAGGAATAGTTACAAAACTTCAGGCAGCCGATTTTTTAATGAAGCATGGCCGGGAGATGTTCCTCGCCTCTGGTTTCGAGCTGAGTGATGTGAAATCTTTCCTCATAGAGGGTGAGCATAAAGGCGGGACACTGTTCACATCCACAAAGAGGTCATAA
- the fmt gene encoding methionyl-tRNA formyltransferase: MKYKIIYMGTPHYAREILQTLVEAEDMDVSLVLTQPDRPVGRKKVLTPPPVKVLAQEHGIDVLQPNRLSEEGIKEAIKSQNPDFIIVAAFGQILPQSILDIAPCINLHASLLPQYRGASPVQQSLLNGDEKTGVTSMLMEAGLDTGPMLEKIEFVIPKEMRLFALMEQLTRDACMLTLSTVRNFETITPEAQDESQASLCKKIKKSDGQIDFEDAEIIYNKYRAFEGWPGIFAVNGTKFDEVILLESGTTHTAGEILSFDEESVLVGCSRGALKIGILQPASKKVMTARAYCVGRGKKVGDNIL, from the coding sequence ATGAAATATAAAATAATCTATATGGGTACACCCCACTATGCCAGAGAGATACTTCAAACACTGGTCGAGGCGGAGGATATGGATGTTTCCCTGGTCCTGACACAGCCTGACAGACCGGTAGGACGGAAAAAGGTACTGACACCTCCTCCGGTCAAGGTCCTGGCACAGGAGCATGGTATTGACGTACTGCAACCTAACCGTTTGAGTGAAGAAGGGATTAAAGAAGCGATTAAAAGCCAAAACCCTGATTTTATCATTGTAGCGGCATTCGGGCAGATACTCCCGCAATCCATTCTCGATATCGCACCCTGTATCAACCTGCATGCTTCGCTTCTGCCACAGTATCGTGGTGCTTCTCCTGTCCAGCAGTCTTTGCTGAACGGTGATGAGAAGACCGGTGTGACATCGATGCTGATGGAAGCCGGGCTTGACACGGGACCGATGCTCGAAAAGATAGAGTTCGTCATTCCCAAAGAGATGCGCCTGTTCGCCCTGATGGAACAGCTGACCAGAGATGCCTGTATGCTGACTCTGAGTACGGTACGCAATTTTGAAACGATCACGCCGGAAGCGCAGGATGAGAGTCAGGCGAGCCTTTGTAAAAAGATCAAGAAGAGTGACGGCCAGATCGATTTTGAGGATGCAGAGATCATTTACAACAAATACCGTGCATTTGAAGGCTGGCCCGGTATCTTTGCTGTCAACGGGACCAAATTTGATGAAGTGATACTGCTTGAAAGTGGCACAACACATACGGCTGGGGAAATACTCTCTTTTGACGAGGAGAGCGTGCTCGTCGGATGCAGCAGGGGTGCCCTGAAAATAGGCATCCTGCAGCCGGCTTCCAAAAAAGTGATGACAGCCAGAGCCTACTGCGTGGGGAGGGGAAAGAAAGTTGGAGATAATATCCTTTAA
- the obgE gene encoding GTPase ObgE, which translates to MFVDSVELLISSGKGGAGAISFWTEKFVIKGGPDGGDGGRGGSVFFKVDNNTDTLSGLRGRNHIKAENGRPGEGRKKYGRKGQDTTIIVPPGTTVVDMETGEELLDLVEEGQVVKFLEGGKGGLGNMHFKSSTNQRPTYAQPGLPGITKQVRLEMKLIADVGLVGYPNVGKSTLIATLSNARPQVANYEFTTLTPKLGVVHISDYDSFMMADIPGIIEGASDGRGLGLEFLKHIERTKTLLLMIDAANYREMKYQYETLLVELDRYSETLAGRKHAIAITKIDSLSQDEVNTLTQTFLDDIGLKANDTLKKYKADMNYLSYGFKTDFGVPLPIKEPLFVLPISSVAHLNTEALRYALGDFVKNVKEETEAEEK; encoded by the coding sequence ATGTTCGTAGATAGTGTAGAGCTGTTGATTAGCTCAGGTAAAGGTGGTGCAGGCGCCATCTCGTTCTGGACGGAGAAATTCGTCATCAAAGGTGGCCCGGACGGTGGTGACGGCGGCCGTGGAGGCTCGGTATTTTTCAAGGTAGACAATAATACCGACACCCTCTCGGGTCTCAGAGGCCGTAACCATATAAAAGCGGAGAATGGCCGTCCCGGAGAAGGGCGTAAGAAATATGGAAGAAAAGGCCAAGATACTACGATCATCGTACCTCCGGGGACAACAGTCGTAGATATGGAGACAGGAGAGGAGCTGCTCGATCTTGTAGAAGAAGGACAAGTCGTCAAATTTCTTGAAGGCGGGAAGGGCGGTCTGGGCAATATGCACTTCAAGAGTTCGACGAACCAGAGACCGACCTATGCACAGCCCGGACTCCCTGGTATCACCAAACAGGTCAGACTCGAGATGAAGCTCATTGCCGATGTGGGACTGGTCGGGTATCCGAATGTCGGTAAATCAACACTCATAGCAACACTTTCCAATGCAAGACCGCAGGTTGCCAACTATGAATTCACCACATTGACGCCAAAGCTTGGTGTCGTACATATCAGTGATTACGATTCATTTATGATGGCAGATATTCCGGGTATCATTGAAGGTGCCAGTGACGGACGTGGTCTGGGACTGGAATTCCTCAAGCACATTGAGAGGACAAAAACACTACTTTTGATGATCGATGCGGCCAATTACCGTGAGATGAAGTACCAGTACGAAACATTACTGGTAGAGTTGGACAGATATTCCGAAACACTTGCAGGAAGGAAACATGCCATTGCCATCACCAAGATAGATTCTTTAAGTCAGGATGAGGTCAATACACTGACGCAGACTTTCCTGGATGACATAGGTTTGAAAGCCAATGATACATTGAAGAAGTATAAAGCGGATATGAACTATCTCTCTTACGGCTTCAAAACGGACTTTGGTGTACCATTACCCATAAAAGAACCGTTGTTTGTTCTGCCTATCTCTTCGGTAGCACATCTCAATACGGAAGCACTGCGTTATGCACTTGGTGATTTTGTCAAAAATGTCAAAGAAGAAACAGAAGCTGAAGAGAAGTAG
- a CDS encoding biotin--[acetyl-CoA-carboxylase] ligase — translation MEIISFKNLPSTQKYLIEQVERGQLQAPVAVLALEQSSGIGSRDNEWRGGEGNFFASIAISLSELPDDLPLSSSSIYFSYIMKKTLEELGENVWLKWPNDFYLYDEKVGGTITKKMKNVLVCGIGINLKKSQNGYSSLQSDISPENLLQKYIESLLKFPKWKQVFSEYQIEFDLSRRFSVHIENERKSLADAALCEDGSLIIGGKKVYSSR, via the coding sequence TTGGAGATAATATCCTTTAAAAATCTGCCTTCAACACAAAAATATCTTATAGAACAGGTTGAGAGAGGGCAGCTTCAGGCACCTGTAGCGGTACTTGCCCTGGAACAAAGTTCGGGTATCGGAAGCCGTGACAATGAATGGAGAGGAGGAGAAGGGAATTTCTTTGCTTCCATAGCCATTTCGCTAAGTGAACTTCCTGATGATCTTCCTCTCTCTTCCTCTTCCATCTATTTCTCCTATATCATGAAAAAAACCTTGGAAGAATTGGGTGAAAATGTCTGGTTGAAATGGCCTAATGACTTTTATCTGTATGATGAAAAAGTAGGGGGAACGATCACCAAAAAAATGAAAAATGTACTGGTTTGCGGTATCGGGATCAATCTGAAAAAATCACAAAACGGCTACAGCTCCCTGCAGTCCGACATAAGTCCAGAAAATCTTCTTCAAAAGTACATTGAAAGCCTTTTGAAATTTCCAAAATGGAAGCAGGTTTTTAGTGAATATCAGATAGAATTTGACTTAAGCAGACGTTTTTCAGTCCATATTGAAAACGAGAGAAAGAGCCTTGCAGACGCCGCTTTGTGCGAGGATGGCTCTTTGATAATAGGGGGAAAAAAGGTG
- the rpmA gene encoding 50S ribosomal protein L27, which produces MAHKKGQGSTQNNRDSAGRRLGVKKFGGEKVIPGNIIIRQRGTKVHPGNGVGMGKDHTIFAMVEGVVKFENRSRSQKRVSVVPA; this is translated from the coding sequence ATGGCACACAAGAAAGGTCAAGGATCCACTCAAAATAACCGTGATTCAGCTGGACGTCGTTTAGGCGTTAAAAAGTTCGGTGGTGAAAAAGTTATCCCCGGTAACATCATCATCAGACAAAGAGGAACAAAAGTGCACCCAGGTAACGGCGTAGGTATGGGTAAAGACCATACGATCTTCGCAATGGTTGAAGGTGTAGTAAAATTCGAGAACAGATCAAGAAGCCAAAAAAGAGTTTCTGTAGTTCCTGCGTAA